From the Lolium rigidum isolate FL_2022 chromosome 2, APGP_CSIRO_Lrig_0.1, whole genome shotgun sequence genome, one window contains:
- the LOC124689697 gene encoding uncharacterized protein LOC124689697 has product MDANDVGVRRIPSTPVHLPDDLIFHGILPRLPFRALLRFAAVCKAWRRLILDDPAFARAQARCPSPASAVLARFHQGRFEVLTPGATAAAVAPPDAALSFLPVAGARLRLCSATSGVLCLMVSMASGGAGFFVVNPATRAFRAVRYAGGDGFRACLAYDPATAHRDGFHIVVPVQEKWCLWRFWSFASAGAVRRVSGAEVRLAPYDVFLPRPLYLGGRAHWLSYLDGVAWYDARADAAGELPTPPSSLLAEEGGGGGGRRLEGKRELVAWRGRVGIVSASVDSGLAVWALSSSSPARWEMVHSRSWDEIPGVVRPSSRFLWSVVPAGMEAGVEEALGLAVRIKHRPGTRMQQQQQGVDGAGDFGEEVEDADVWRRQVLRYDMRTGGTTTVAELIGSEIDDDFVAVFGYHSSMAPLN; this is encoded by the coding sequence ATGGACGCCAACGATGTTGGCGTCCGGCGGATCCCGTCGACGCCGGTGCATCTCCCGGACGATCTGATCTTCCACGGCATCCTCCCGCGCCTCcccttccgcgcgctcctccGCTTCGCCGCGGTCTGCAAGGCGTGGCGCCGCCTCATCCTCGACGACCCCGCCTTCGCCCGCGCGCAGGCGCGGTGCCCCTCGCCGGCCTCCGCCGTCCTCGCCCGCTTCCACCAGGGCCGCTTCGAGGTGCTCACCCccggcgccaccgccgccgccgtcgcgccgccggacgccgcccTCTCCTTCCTCCCCGTGGCCGGCGCGCGCCTCCGGCTCTGCTCCGCCACGAGCGGCGTCCTCTGCCTGATGGTGAGCATggccagcggcggcgccggctTCTTCGTCGTCAACCCGGCGACCCGCGCGTTCCGCGCCGTCAGGTACGCCGGAGGCGACGGATTCAGGGCCTGCCTCGCGTACGACCCGGCCACGGCGCACCGCGACGGCTTCCACATCGTCGTCCCCGTCCAGGAAAAGTGGTGCCTTTGGAGGTTCTGGAGCTTCGCGAGCGCCGGCGCCGTCCGGCGCGTCTCGGGGGCGGAGGTGCGCCTGGCGCCGTACGACGTCTTCCTGCCGAGGCCGCTGTACTTGGGCGGGCGCGCGCACTGGCTCTCCTACCTGGACGGCGTGGCGTGGTACGACGCCCGTGCCGACGCCGCGGGCGAGCTGCCGACGCCGCCATCGTCGCTGCTggcagaagaaggaggaggaggtggaggtcggCGGCTGGAGGGCAAACGAGAGCTGGTGGCGTGGCGCGGGCGGGTCGGGATTGTGTCTGCGAGCGTCGACTCGGGGCTGGCCGTGTGGGCGCtatcatcgtcgtcgccggcgcggTGGGAGATGGTGCACTCGAGGAGCTGGGACGAGATCCCCGGCGTGGTTCGCCCCTCGTCGCGCTTCCTGTGGTCGGTGGTGCCGGCCGGCATGGAGGCCGGCGTGGAGGAGGCGCTGGGCCTGGCGGTGCGGATCAAGCACAGGCCGGGCACTcgcatgcagcagcagcagcaaggcgTCGACGGCGCCGGTGACTTTGGTGAGGAGGTGGAGGATGCGGATGTGTGGCGTCGCCAGGTGTTGCGTTACGACATGCGCACGGGAGGTACGACGACGGTGGCGGAGCTGATCGGAAGCGAGATCGACGACGATTTTGTGGCGGTTTTCGGCTACCACTCCAGCATGGCGCCGCTCAACTAG